In Oryza brachyantha chromosome 2, ObraRS2, whole genome shotgun sequence, a single window of DNA contains:
- the LOC102700123 gene encoding probable serine acetyltransferase 1: MTADQPPLPHSPPPPEPDDADADDDEARVWSQIKAEARRDADGEPALASFLYATVLSHPTLGRSLAFHLANKLRSSALLSSTALYDLFVGTLAARPELRAAAAADLLAAGARDPACAGRLSHCLLNYKGFLAVQAHRVAHALWSQQRRRALALALQSRVAEVFAVDIHPAAAVGKGVLLDHATGVVIGETAVVGDGVSILHHVTLGGTGKAVGDRHPKIGDGVLIGAGATILGNVRIGAGAKIGAGSLVLVDVPPGATAVGNPARLLLAGDKRDGMPGGESMDHASFMQHWSDYTI; this comes from the coding sequence ATGACGGCCGACCAGCCGCCACTCCCGCACAGCCCGCCCCCGCCGGAGCCGGatgacgccgacgccgacgatgaCGAGGCGCGGGTGTGGTCCCAGATAAAGGCCGAGGCGCGCCGCGATGCCGACGGCGAGCCAGCGCTGGCGTCGTTCCTCTACGCCACCGTGCTGTCCCACCCCACCCTCGGCCGCTCCCTCGCCTTCCACCTCGCCAACAAGCTCCGCTCCTCCGCGCTGCTCTCCTCCACGGCGCTCTACGACCTCTTCGTCGGCAccctcgccgcgcgccccgagctccgcgcggccgccgccgccgacctcctcgccgccggcgcccgtgACCCGGCCTGCGCGGGCCGTCTCTCCCACTGCCTCCTCAACTACAAGGGCTTCCTCGCCGTCCAGGCCCACCGCGTCGCGCACGCGCTCTGGtcgcagcagcgccgccgcgccctcgccctcgcgctcCAGTCCCGCGTCGCGGAGGTCTTCGCCGTCGACATCCAcccggcggccgccgtcggGAAGGGCGTCCTCCTCGACCACGCCACGGGGGTCGTCATCGGCGagaccgccgtcgtcggcgacggcgtctccatcctccacCACGTCACGCTGGGCGGCACCGGCAAGGCCGTCGGCGACAGGCACCCCAagatcggcgacggcgtcctcatcggcgccggcgcgacgATCCTCGGCAACGTCAGGATCGGCGCCGGAGCCAAGATCGGAGCCGGGTCGCTGGTGCTCGTCGACGTGCCGCCGGGAGCCACGGCGGTGGGGAATCCGGCGAGGCTGCTGCTCGCCGGAGACAAGCGCGATGGCATGCCGGGCGGTGAATCCATGGACCATGCCTCCTTCATGCAGCATTGGTCAGACTACACCATTTGA